Below is a window of Acidaminococcales bacterium DNA.
CTTTTCGCTCCTTGTAGCTCTCTTTTGAAAGCTTAGAGACGGGGAATTGTTTTTCTATAAACGATTGTACGCCGCTCATGCCTTGTCCTCGCTTTCCCCATATCCCTCCATCCGCAGAATCTCGCCGCAATACTCTTTCAAGCGCGGTATGTCTGTTGTGATGGTAGTCCAAGTCTGGGCGATATTCATATTGTCGTAGTCATGGGCAAAGACATTTCGCATTGCCCGAATCAGCTTCCACGGTACGCCGTTGTGCCGGTCGCGAAAGTCGTCGGTGAGCCGCGCCGCCAGTTCGCCTATTTGCAAAACGCACATGGCGCAGGCGCTGCGATATGCGAAATCCGCGCTGAACGCAACTTGCGTTTTGCCAAAACGTTCGGTCATTG
It encodes the following:
- a CDS encoding DUF86 domain-containing protein, which produces MAEHNKNLHIVARIQEYCAEIDAMTERFGKTQVAFSADFAYRSACAMCVLQIGELAARLTDDFRDRHNGVPWKLIRAMRNVFAHDYDNMNIAQTWTTITTDIPRLKEYCGEILRMEGYGESEDKA